From Carassius auratus strain Wakin chromosome 1, ASM336829v1, whole genome shotgun sequence, the proteins below share one genomic window:
- the LOC113109761 gene encoding dnaJ homolog subfamily A member 1-like: MVKETGFYDMLGVKPNASPEELKKAYRKLALKYHPDKNPTEGERFKQISQAYEVLSDAKKREVYDRGGEKAIKEGGNGGPSFGSPMDIFDLFFGGGGRMHRERRGKNMVHQLTVSLEDLYNGATRKLAVQKNVICEKCEGRGGRKGVIEVCPLCHGVGVQVRLHHLAPGMVQQLSTVCAGCQGQGQRLGHRDRCKTCAGRKILRQKKILDVHINKGMKDGQKIVFHGEGDQEPGLEPGDIIIVLDQRAHTVFTRQGEDLIMNMELQLVESLCGFQKPVKTLDNRTLLITSHPGELIRPGDKRCVLNEGMPMHRRPFEKGKLVILFSVVFPEENFLPLNKLKELERYLPEKQANIEPEGMDDDLYIYADLEDCDLSRERHNYHYIEEEDFYPSGGVQCQTS; the protein is encoded by the exons ATGGTGAAAGAGACTGGTTTTTATGATATGCTGGGTGTGAAGCCTAACGCCAGCCCTGAAGAGCTGAAGAAAGCTTATCGTAAACTGGCATTAAAATATCACCCAGATAAAAACCCAACAGAGGGGGAAAGG TTCAAACAGATCTCCCAAGCATATGAGGTTTTGTCAGATGCCAAGAAGAGAGAAGTGTATGACAGAGGGGGTGAGAAGGCAATTAAGGAGGGCGGAAATGGAGGGCCAAGTTTTGGCTCCCCCATGGAcatttttgacttgttttttgGAGGAGGGGGACGCATGCACCGGGAGAGGAGAG GAAAGAACATGGTGCATCAGTTGACCGTGTCTTTGGAGGACCTTTATAATGGAGCCACCAGGAAACTTGCTGTCCAGAAGAATGTAATCTGTGAAAAGTGTGAAG GTCGTGGAGGCCGTAAAGGAGTGATAGAAGTGTGTCCTCTGTGTCATGGGGTGGGTGTCCAGGTCAGACTACATCACTTAGCACCTGGCATGGTGCAGCAGCTATCTACAGTCTGTGCCGGATGTCAGGGGCAAGGTCAGCGTCTGGGTCACCGCGACCGCTGCAAAACATGCGCTGGACGCAAGATACTACGCCAGAAGAAGATTCTTGATGTGCACATTAATAAAG GTATGAAAGATGGACAGAAAATAGTGTTCCATGGGGAGGGCGACCAGGAGCCTGGCCTTGAACCTGGAGACATTATTATTGTCTTGGATCAGAGAGCACACACGGTTTTCACCAG ACAAGGAGAGGACCTCATCATGAACATGGAGCTACAGTTGGTAGAGTCATTATGTGGCTTTCAGAAACCTGTTAAAACACTGGACAACAGAACTCTACTCATCACATCCCATCCAG GAGAGTTGATCAGACCTGGAGATAAGAGATGTGTCCTGAATGAGGGGATGCCAATGCACCGTCGACCATTTGAGAAAGGGAAACTCGTCATCCTTTTCAGT GTTGTTTTCCCTGAAGAGAACTTCCTCCCATTAAACAAACTAAAGGAATTAGAAAGGTACTTGCCTGAAAAACAGGCAAATATTGAGCCTGAGGGCATGGATGATGACCTCTATATATACGCTGACCTTGAAGACTGTGATCTGTCCCGTGAACGCCACAATTACCACTATATAGAGGAGGAGGACTTCTACCCATCTGGAGGTGTGCAGTGCCAAACCTCGTAG